The sequence TCCCGACATTTCCGAACAGGGTGCCCTCGGGCAGCCTCGGGAGCTGCCTCATTCAAGGAGCCGGTGAGGCCACGGTCCTCCGCTCGAAGGGGCGAGCGGAGTGCAGCAGCCAACCACGCCTTGAATCAGTCCGGACGCTTGAAGTCGTCCGAGCGGACCCCGTAGCGCTTGAGCAGCCGGTGCAGGCTCTCGCGCTCCATGCCGGCACGCTCGGCGGCGTGGGTGACGTTGCCGCCGAACTCCTGCATCAGCGCGGAGAGGTACTCACGCGACACCGCGTCCCGCGCGCTGTCCACCGCCTCGCGGTAGGGCAGCTTCGCCAGCGCCTCGTGCGGAATCCCTCCCGCCGAGCCGCCACCAGCCTCCGCCGCCTTCGCCGTCACGAGCTCCGGCGGCAGGTCCTCCACGCCGATGCGCGGCCCTTGCGCCACGGCCGCCGCTCGTGCCACGGCGTTCTCCAATTGCCGCACGTTGCCTGGCCACGCGTACGCCGTGAGGGCGCGCAAAGCCTCCGGCGTGAAGCCCTCCAGCTCCGGCCGGCCCGCGCGGGCGAGGAAGTGCATGGCCAGCAGCGAGATGTCCTCGCGACGCTCTCGCAGCGCCGGCAGCCGCACCGTCACCACGTTGAGCCGGTAGTAGAGGTCCTCCCGGAAGCGGCCCGCCGCCACCTCCGCGGAGAGGTCGCGGTGCGTGGCCGCCACCACGCGCGCGTCCACCTTCACCGGCGTCGTGGTGCCCACGCGCCGGACCTCCTTCTCCTGCAGCGCGCGGTTGAGCTTCACCTGCACCGGCAGCGGCAGGTCTCCAATCTCGTCCAGGAAGAGCGTCCCTCCGTGCGCCTCCTCGAAGAGGCCCGCCTTCGCCATCGTCGCTCCGGTGAAGGCGCCCTTCGCGTGGCCGAACAGCTCGCTCTCCACGAGCTCCGCCGGCAGGGCTCCACAGTTCACCGCCACGAAGGGCTTCGCCTTGCGCGGGCTCTCCGCGTGGACGGCTCGCGCCGCCAGCTCCTTGCCCGTGCCCGTCTCTCCGGTGAGCAGCACGGTGAGGTCCCTCGCCGCCACCTGGGACAGCAGCCCGTGCAGGCCTCGCATCGCGGCGCTCGTGCCCAGCAGGCCGTGGAAGTCCGGCGCCGTCGCGAGCCTCGCCTTCAGTCCCGCCGCTTGCTTGCGCTGCCTGCGCTGCTCCAGGGCCCTTGCGACGAGCAGGGCCACCTCGTCCGGGTCGAACGGCTTGGAGAGGTAGTCGTACGCGCCCTCCTTGATGGCCTCGACGGCCTTCGGAATGCTCGCGTACGCGGTGACGAGCACCACCTCCGTGTCGGGCGCGCGCCGCTTCACCTCGCGCAGCACCGCGAAGCCGTCCGCCCCGGGCATCTGGATGTCCGTCACCACCACGTCGAACTCGCGCGCCGCCAGCCGCGCCAGCGCCTGCGTCCCGTCCGCCGCCTCCGTCACCGCGTAGGCGTCTCCGAGGATGCGCGCGAACAGCTTGCGCATGTTCTCCTTGTCGTCCACCACGAGGACGGCCGGCTTCTCCGGCGTGCTCATGCCATGGCCTCCTGCGCGGGCGACGCGGGCGGCAGCCGCAGCGTGAAGCGCGCGCCTCCCAGCGGGCCCGTGTCCGTTTCAATCCGCCCGCCATGTGCCTCGGCAATCGCCTGGCTCACCGCGAGCCCCAGTCCCGTCCCCGAGGGCTTCGTGGTGAAGAACGGCTCGAAGAGGCGCGGCAGGTCCTCCGCCTTCACCCCGGGCCCGGAGTCCGACACCGCGACGCTCGCGCCACCATCAGGCGCTGCTCCGATGACCAGCGCCACCGTGCCCCCCTGTCCCGCCGCCTCCGCCGCGTTCTTCACCAGGTTGAGCAACACCTGCCGCAGCCGGGGAGGCCACGCCCACGCGGACGCGTCTCCCTCCACACGCACCTCCACGTCGCCCAGCCGCGAGGACTCGCGCAGCCGCGCCACCACTTCCTCACAGGCCTCGCGCAGGGGCACGCGCTCACGCGGGCCGCGTCCCGGCCGGGAGAGGTCGAGCAGCCCCTCGACGATGTCCTGGCACCGCACCGCCTCCTCCTCCACCACCTTCAGGTCCTCCGCGAGCGCCCCTTCCGCCTTGCGCTGGAGCAACCGCACATAGCCGAGGATGACGCCGAGCGGGTTGTTGATTTCATGCGCCACGCCCGCCGCCAGCCGGCCGATGCCCGCGAGCTTCTCGTGCTGGACGAGCTGCGCCTGGTGCTCACGGAGCGCCTCCGTCATCCGGTTGAACTGCGCCGCGAGCTGGCCGAGCTCGCCCGAGTCCCCTTCAGGGATGCGGGTGTGGAGGTCGCCTCGCGCGAGCCGTGCCGCGCCCTCGGAGAGCCGTGCCACGGGCCGCGCCACCGAGTTGCCGATGTAGATGCCCACGCCCACGGCGAACAGCGTGGCACCGCCGAGGAACAGCAGGGCCCAGCGGAAGCTCGTGTGTTCCACCGCGCCCACGTGCGCCTCGAAGGAGCCGATGGAGGTGTCGAAGCGCTGCGCCAGTGAGTCCGCCCCCGCCTGGATTCGCGACACCAGCTCCAGCGCGCGTCCGTGCGCGGCGGTGATGGCGGCCTGGTCCTTGGCCAGCACGGCCGGGAGGAGCGTGTCGTGGTACAGCCGGTTCAGCGCGTCGCCGTTCTGCTGGATGTCCGCGACCCAGGACTGCTCCTGCGCGTCGCGCGCCTGCTCCCGGAGCTTGCGGGTGAGCGCCTCCACGCGGGCCCGCGTGTCGTCGTGGAAGCGCACGTGGCTGGCATTGCCGAGGATGATGGTGTGCGCGAGGTGCGCGTACTGGTCTCGCACGGCGGTGGCCAGCTCCAGCGCGTCGCGGACGCGGCCTCCTGCCTCGCGCAGCGCATGCGAGCCATCGCGAATGTCCGCCAGCCGGGCGAGCGCGAAGCCTGACGCGGCCGTGAACAACGCCACCAGCGCGCCGAAGGCCAGGAGCAGCTTGCGAGTCGTCGAGCCCGAGGTAGAGAGCATTCCGCCCTCTATATAGGGGAGTGAGGCTCGCGCTGCTCACTGTGCAGCGGCGGAGATGCCCTCCGGGGTGAGTCCGGCCGTGGGAGGGGACCCGGTAGGCTCGACAGGCTGCTTCCTCTGCCTGGGGGAACCGCGATGCGCTGGCCGGCCATGTGGTTCTGTTCGCTGTCTCTGGTGGTGCTTGGGTGTCCCGAGGTGCACAGGCCTGGAGGCCTTGCGGATAAGGCTGCTCACAAGGATGCGCTGGAGAGCATTCCCAAGGGTTGCTCAGAAGAGGAGCACAAGAGGTACTGCGGGAAGGGTAAGGAGAACAGTAAAGACTGTCTTGAACGGTGCTGGGAATGAACTGGCGCACGGCAGTGGGGGCCTGTGTCGCCGTGCTGTTCCCTCTGCCCATGGTGCTCCTACTGGTCAGTGTTCTCCGACCGGGAATGTCCGAGCAGCAAAAGGAGCACGGGCGGCGGGTGGCACCGGTCCTTCGAAGCGAAGAGCGGATGCGTCTTCAGAGCTATCACCGCAACTGCAAGCGAGGCTCCGACTGCGAGTTCCCCATGGGTTGCCTTCCGGACGCCCGGGCTCACGCCACCTACTGCACCGACAGTCGGTGCCTGACGGATATGCAATGTCAGGAGGGGGAGGTCTGCCGCTCCCTGGCAACCTACGACGATGGGCCCGTGGTGCGCACCTGCGTGCCGCTGGGGCTCCGCCGAGAAGGTGAGCGATGCGTCGAAATCGGAAGAGAACTGGATGATACGTGCGGGCCTGGCCTCATCTGCGGTGGAGTGGATGGCTTCTGCGCGCGCCCTTGCAACAAGGATGACCCTTCTTCCTGCCCTGAAAACTACTTCTGCGCGGACACGGAGCTTCAGCCCCTGTGCCTGCCGACCTGCACGAAGTCCGGATGTCCCGAGGGACAGGCATGCATCCAGTACGAAGACGGGGCCTCGGCTTGTGCCAGGGTCTACGGAACCGACTGCCAGAAGACTCCGTGTCCCGAGAATCAAAAGTGCGAGCTGGACCACGAAACGAGCCACGTCGCCATCGTGTGGATGCAGTGCGTGCAGTCCTGTCACGAGGACCCGACCTCCTGCCCTCCCGGCCTCATCTGCAACGGCTGGTCCTGCCACCCTCCGTGTGAGCCGGACGGCCCCAACACCTGCGCGGAGGGCTACCGCTGCAAGAAGGCCCGCCCCACGCGGCCGTGGGTCTGCCTCCCCGACTGGTAACTTGCGCCCCGCGTCCCCGCCGAGCATGACAGGGACACGCCAGCACCCCGGAGCGGAGGAACAGTCCATGGCCTTGCGGTTCAAGAACCTCGACGGCAGCGGTCCCCAGCCCTTCGACCGCGTCTTCAAGTGGGCCGTGGCCGACAAGCTCACCGGCCGCCGCCGCAAGTCCCCGGACCGCGCGCCCGTCCCTCGCGTGGAGCCCGACCTCGCCCTCCTCCACACGCCCCCGGCCCCCGGTGAAGGCGCCCGCCTCACCTGGCTCGGCCACGCGAGCTGGCTCGTGCAGCTCGACGGCCTCTCCCTCCTCGTGGACCCCGTGCTCCGCGACGCCATCAACGTCGTCATTCACCGCAACGTCCCGCCCGGCGTCCCCGTGGAGAAGCTGCCCCCCATCACCGCCAGCCTCGTCTCGCACAACCACTATGACCACCTGGACCTGCCCACGCTGAAGCAGGTCGGCGCGCCCATCGTCACCGGGCTCGGGCACGCGCCCGTGTTCCGCGGCTCCCACCTGCCCGTCACCGAGCTGGACTGGTGGCAGTCCACCCAGGTCGGCCCCGTCACCGTGCACTTCGTCCCCTCGCAGCATTGGAGCCGGCGCGGCCTCAATGACGTCAACGAGATGCTCTGGGGCGGCTTCGTCATCGAGGGCTCCAGCGCCCGCGTCTTCCACTCCGGCGACACCGCATACTTCGAGGGCTTCAAGGAAATCGGCCGCCGCTTCCCCGGGCTCGACGCCGCGCTGCTGCCCATTGGCGCGTATGACCCGGCGTGGTTCATGAGCCGCCAGCACATGAACCCCGAGGAGGCCGCGCAGGCCTTCGAGGACCTCGGCGCCACGCGCTTCCTCGCCATGCACTGGGGCACCTTCAAGCTCACCGACGAGCCGCTCGACGAGCCTCCCAGGCGCCTCGACGCGGAGTGGACCCGCCGTGGCTGGCCGCGCGAGCGCGTCCACGTGCTCCCCGTGGGAGGCACCCTCACCGTGCGCAACGGTTGAAACCCACGGGGGCCTGTGCTGAGGGAAGGGCATGCTCCTGCCCGCCCTCCTCTCCCTGGCGCTCCACCAGGCGCCACCGCCCCTCACCACCGTCTCCGAACAGAGCGGCTGGACTCGCACCGGCCGCTACGCGGAGGTGGAGTCCCTCTGCCGCGCCTTCCCCAAGGCCTTCCCCGGCAAGGTCCGCTGCGACACGCTCGGCACCACGCCGGAGGGTCGGCCGATGCTCGCGCTCGTCGCCAGCGCGGACGGCACCCTCACCCCCGCCGCCGCGGTGAAGAAGAACCGCCCCGTCGTCTTCTTCCAGGGTGGCATCCACGCGGGCGAAATCGACGGCAAGGACGCCGGCTTCTGGCTCCTGCGCGACGTGCTGAACGGCACCGCGCTGCCCGGCGTGCTCAAGGGCGTCACCGCCGTCTTCGTCCCCGTCTTCAACGTGGACGGGCACGAGCGCTTCGGGAAGAACAACCGCCCCAACCAGGTGGGCCCCGAGGAGATGGGCTGGCGCGTCACCGCGCAGAACCTCAACCTCAACCGCGACTACGTGAAGGTGGACGCGCCGGAGATGGCCGCGCTGCTCAAGTACCTCCACGCGTGGGACCCGCTCGTCTACGCGGACCTGCACGTCACCGACGGCGCCCAGTTCCAGCCGGACGTCTCCGTGGCAATCGAGCCGCAGAAGTCCGGCCCGGAAGCGCTGCGCACGCTCGGCGTGAAGCTGCGCCAGGAGCTCTTCACCGAGATGGAGTCCGAGGGCCACCAGCCCCTCGAGTTCTACCCGTCCTTCCGCGAGGACGATGACCCGGCCTCCGGCTTCGCCTACGGCGTGGCGCAGCCCCGCTTCAGTCACGTGTACTGGTCCATCCACCACCGCTTCGGAGTCCTGGTGGAGACGCACTCGTGGAAGCCGTATGCCGAGCGCGTGAAGGCCACGCGCGACGCGGTGGCGGGCCTCCTGCGCCTCGCGGCCCGCGACGGCGCGGCCCTGCGCGCGGCGGCGAAGGCGGCGGACGCGGAGGCCGAGTCCGGCAAGGTGCGCGAGGTGGTGCTCGCCTGGGAGAACACGGAGAAGAGCCGCACCCTCCCCTTCCCCGGCTACGCCTACGAGCGCGCCCCGTCCGAGGTCTCCGGCCAGACGTGGATTCGCTACGACGTGACGAAGCCGCAGGTGTGGAACGTGCCGTACTTCGACGAAATCCGCCCCGCGCTGACGGCGGCGCTGCCCTCGGGGGGCTACCTCGTGCCGGCGGCCCACGCGGCGCTGGTGGCCGAGAAGCTCACCGTCCACGGCCTGCGCTTCCAGCGCCTCGCGCGCGACGTGCCCTCCGCCGAGACGGAGCAGTTCCGCGCCACCGACGTGAAGTGGAGCGCCATGTCCAACGAGGGCCACCAGATGCTCGGCGTGAAGGGCGCTTGGGAGAAGAACACGACGCCGCTGCTCGCGGGCACGCTGTACGTGCCGGTGGCCCAGCCGCACGCGGAACTGGTAGCGCACCTGCTGGAGCCCAACGGACCGGACTCGCTGCTGTCGTGGGGCTTCTTCAACACGCACTTCGAGCAGAAGGAGTACATCGAGGACTACGTGCTCGAGCCCTTCGCCCGGGAGCTGCTCGCGAAGGACGCCACGGTGAAGGCCGAGTGGGACGCGAAGCTGAAGGACCCCGCCTTCGCGAAGGACCCGCGCGCCCGGCTGCGCTTCTTCTACGAGCGCCACCCCGCCCGCGACGTCCGCCTGCGCGTCTATCCCATCCTGCGCACGCAGACGGCTCCGGCCGGGCTGACGGCCGCGAAGTAGCACTCCGGCCCCTGAAGCACGAACGCCCCGCGAGCCATCAGGTTCGCGGGGCGTTCTTTCATCTCGAAGCTCCCACCGGGCCCCTCATTCGACGGGGCCCGGCGTGCTCATCCCCGTCAGCCGAGGATGGCGTCGCAGGTGCAGGTGCTGACGTTGCAGACCTCGCGGCGTCCGCAGCCGCCGCAGTCCGGCTTGCAGGCGCACGAGCACGAGTTCGTGTCCGGCTGGTGCTGCGCGTCGCAGTTCAGCCCCGCCCCGTTGCACGTGCAGCCGCACACGTTCGGGTCGAAGGTGTAGCCCTCGGCGCACGTCGCGTTCTGCACGCACACGCACGCGCAGGTCGTCTGGTTGCACGTCTCGTACGTGCCGCACGTGCCGGCGCAGTCCGCCGCGCAGCTGAAGGCGCACACCGCCGGGTCCGTGTTGCACACCTGGCCCGGAGCCCCGCCACCACCGCAATCGGCCGGGCACTCGCACCGGTCCGTCGTGCGGTTGCACGTGAGCTTGCCACGGCACGAGTCCGCCTCGTTCGCGTCGTAGTACGGGTCCGACTTGCACGGGGGCGGCACGCCGTTGGGGTTCGTCGTGCGGTCGCTCCAGTACCGGTAGGACACCGCCGCCTGCGTGGTGCCCGCAGTCTTCGGACGGCACGCGCCGTAGAAGGACACCGCGCGGCTGATGCCGTCCACGTCGAAGCCGTTGGTGCGGCTGCGCGGCAGGTCTCCGATGCTCGGGCAGGCCGCGGCGTCGGACACCTCGCCCACCGCGACACGCAGCGAGGCGCCAATGGGCGGCTTCAGCGTCTTGTAGCCCACCGAGGCGATGACGCTGTCGACGATGGCGTTGATGGTGGTGGTGATGGAGGCCGCGTCACGGATACTGCCGTAGACGCCGCCCGTGGCCTGGATGATGTCCAGGTGCCGCGGGCTGGTGTTGTTCTCGTCCGGGTGGCAGCGCGCCCCGTCCGGCGGGCAGATGATGCCGTGCACCTGGATTTGCTGGTCCGCCGGGTTGTTGTTCGTCCCGGCCGTGGTGCCCGTGTCCAGGAAGTACTGCTTGAAGGTGTCGATGCTGTCGGTGGACTGGTCTCGCGTGTCCGTCAGGATGACGACCACCACCTTGGCACCGTCACGGATGCGGGTGTCCGCCGTGCCGCCCGTGGCCTTCAGGTCATTGATGGCCTTGCGCGCGGCGTCCAGCGCCTTCTCCGTGCCGTCACCCTTGAGGTTGACCCAGCACTGGTTGTTGTTCGTGCACGTGGTGAGCTCGCCACCCGTGGGGATGGTGACGCCGGAGCACTGGTTGTTGGTGCACGCGCTGTTCTCCGTCAGCCACGCCCGGAACTGGTTGACGTTGCGGGTGAAGCCACGCAGCACACCGGTGTTGTCCTTCCCGGCGATGCTGTAGCTCGTCGTCACCATGGACAGGCGCCAGTCGAGCGTCGTGTTGCCCAGCTTCGCGGCCACGGCGGTGGCCGCGTTCGCCAGCGACTGCTGCGAGCTGGCCATGGAGCCGGAGTCGTCCACCACGAAGAGGAAGTCCACCACCGCCTGCCTGGCGATGAACTGCTCGCACTGCACCGCGTCCGCGTCACCGAACTGCGCCAGGGCCGTGCCGCCCGCCGAGTCCGCCATGGTGAAGAGGCTGCCCCCTTCCGTGTAGTTGGACTCGGGCGTAATCGCGAGCACCACCACCACGCTCTGGTCGGAGCGGTGCACGTACTGCGCCTGGACCTTGAACGGACCGGTGGCACCCGCGGTGCCGGTCAGCGCGCCGGTGCTGTTGGGCACCAGCGAGCGGGCCAGGGTGTTGGTGAAGGTCATCAGGT comes from Pyxidicoccus parkwaysis and encodes:
- a CDS encoding M14 family metallopeptidase — protein: MLLPALLSLALHQAPPPLTTVSEQSGWTRTGRYAEVESLCRAFPKAFPGKVRCDTLGTTPEGRPMLALVASADGTLTPAAAVKKNRPVVFFQGGIHAGEIDGKDAGFWLLRDVLNGTALPGVLKGVTAVFVPVFNVDGHERFGKNNRPNQVGPEEMGWRVTAQNLNLNRDYVKVDAPEMAALLKYLHAWDPLVYADLHVTDGAQFQPDVSVAIEPQKSGPEALRTLGVKLRQELFTEMESEGHQPLEFYPSFREDDDPASGFAYGVAQPRFSHVYWSIHHRFGVLVETHSWKPYAERVKATRDAVAGLLRLAARDGAALRAAAKAADAEAESGKVREVVLAWENTEKSRTLPFPGYAYERAPSEVSGQTWIRYDVTKPQVWNVPYFDEIRPALTAALPSGGYLVPAAHAALVAEKLTVHGLRFQRLARDVPSAETEQFRATDVKWSAMSNEGHQMLGVKGAWEKNTTPLLAGTLYVPVAQPHAELVAHLLEPNGPDSLLSWGFFNTHFEQKEYIEDYVLEPFARELLAKDATVKAEWDAKLKDPAFAKDPRARLRFFYERHPARDVRLRVYPILRTQTAPAGLTAAK
- a CDS encoding sensor histidine kinase, which encodes MLSTSGSTTRKLLLAFGALVALFTAASGFALARLADIRDGSHALREAGGRVRDALELATAVRDQYAHLAHTIILGNASHVRFHDDTRARVEALTRKLREQARDAQEQSWVADIQQNGDALNRLYHDTLLPAVLAKDQAAITAAHGRALELVSRIQAGADSLAQRFDTSIGSFEAHVGAVEHTSFRWALLFLGGATLFAVGVGIYIGNSVARPVARLSEGAARLARGDLHTRIPEGDSGELGQLAAQFNRMTEALREHQAQLVQHEKLAGIGRLAAGVAHEINNPLGVILGYVRLLQRKAEGALAEDLKVVEEEAVRCQDIVEGLLDLSRPGRGPRERVPLREACEEVVARLRESSRLGDVEVRVEGDASAWAWPPRLRQVLLNLVKNAAEAAGQGGTVALVIGAAPDGGASVAVSDSGPGVKAEDLPRLFEPFFTTKPSGTGLGLAVSQAIAEAHGGRIETDTGPLGGARFTLRLPPASPAQEAMA
- the cglD gene encoding adventurous gliding motility lipoprotein CglD; the encoded protein is MRTPFRQLITSVLLAASLLTACGGGNDPDPKPVMDAGPGGNELDGGVIPSEEDAGIEVDPDPDPGKVPTDAGDESNPTKDSDCDGLTDAEEFANVYPGGLKTDPGVRDTDGDGIRDGVEVGRTSSVDPTCSFRADADPSTRTSPVKADTDGDGIPDGLEDTNRNGARDIGETDPNAIDSDGDGLKDGEEDTNFSGTVSPGETDPRKRDTDDDGLADGVEKRIGTDPLKPDTDGDSCKDGDEDKNHNGVKDVGETDPKVADCAASVPDADFDGIPDGVETATGTDPNKADTDGDGLNDGVEDENRNGRVDANETDPRLTDTDCDGLQDGPGKGGFLGEDPNSNGRVDANETDPTNPDTDGDGLRDGLERGVSTASAPRQGCGYSGDVHPTTTTSPLNPDTDGDGIQDGAEDANQNGQVDPGELDPRNPNDGATSTPAGQACKTTNLRSVTFKEDSGGDLRLALPSTFKDANLVNIKVAGSSVGLLGWDDTKKVTLIAYKRGQVGTSADPTNDEAGIRTASFNTATRDPTQTFTTWDGYAALSARYGMAGTDDLMTFTNTLARSLVPNSTGALTGTAGATGPFKVQAQYVHRSDQSVVVVLAITPESNYTEGGSLFTMADSAGGTALAQFGDADAVQCEQFIARQAVVDFLFVVDDSGSMASSQQSLANAATAVAAKLGNTTLDWRLSMVTTSYSIAGKDNTGVLRGFTRNVNQFRAWLTENSACTNNQCSGVTIPTGGELTTCTNNNQCWVNLKGDGTEKALDAARKAINDLKATGGTADTRIRDGAKVVVVILTDTRDQSTDSIDTFKQYFLDTGTTAGTNNNPADQQIQVHGIICPPDGARCHPDENNTSPRHLDIIQATGGVYGSIRDAASITTTINAIVDSVIASVGYKTLKPPIGASLRVAVGEVSDAAACPSIGDLPRSRTNGFDVDGISRAVSFYGACRPKTAGTTQAAVSYRYWSDRTTNPNGVPPPCKSDPYYDANEADSCRGKLTCNRTTDRCECPADCGGGGAPGQVCNTDPAVCAFSCAADCAGTCGTYETCNQTTCACVCVQNATCAEGYTFDPNVCGCTCNGAGLNCDAQHQPDTNSCSCACKPDCGGCGRREVCNVSTCTCDAILG
- a CDS encoding sigma-54-dependent transcriptional regulator produces the protein MSTPEKPAVLVVDDKENMRKLFARILGDAYAVTEAADGTQALARLAAREFDVVVTDIQMPGADGFAVLREVKRRAPDTEVVLVTAYASIPKAVEAIKEGAYDYLSKPFDPDEVALLVARALEQRRQRKQAAGLKARLATAPDFHGLLGTSAAMRGLHGLLSQVAARDLTVLLTGETGTGKELAARAVHAESPRKAKPFVAVNCGALPAELVESELFGHAKGAFTGATMAKAGLFEEAHGGTLFLDEIGDLPLPVQVKLNRALQEKEVRRVGTTTPVKVDARVVAATHRDLSAEVAAGRFREDLYYRLNVVTVRLPALRERREDISLLAMHFLARAGRPELEGFTPEALRALTAYAWPGNVRQLENAVARAAAVAQGPRIGVEDLPPELVTAKAAEAGGGSAGGIPHEALAKLPYREAVDSARDAVSREYLSALMQEFGGNVTHAAERAGMERESLHRLLKRYGVRSDDFKRPD
- a CDS encoding MBL fold metallo-hydrolase; the protein is MALRFKNLDGSGPQPFDRVFKWAVADKLTGRRRKSPDRAPVPRVEPDLALLHTPPAPGEGARLTWLGHASWLVQLDGLSLLVDPVLRDAINVVIHRNVPPGVPVEKLPPITASLVSHNHYDHLDLPTLKQVGAPIVTGLGHAPVFRGSHLPVTELDWWQSTQVGPVTVHFVPSQHWSRRGLNDVNEMLWGGFVIEGSSARVFHSGDTAYFEGFKEIGRRFPGLDAALLPIGAYDPAWFMSRQHMNPEEAAQAFEDLGATRFLAMHWGTFKLTDEPLDEPPRRLDAEWTRRGWPRERVHVLPVGGTLTVRNG